In Veillonellaceae bacterium, one genomic interval encodes:
- a CDS encoding fumarylacetoacetate hydrolase family protein, translating into MRFVTYQEKDVDHVGLLTKNGNEIIPVTEAEKCLLGTSIIPDTMLAIINEEERVLPVIKRLLEKFETNPCATLKINDVKLLAPIPRPTKNIFCVGLNYRDHIKETAKAIESNAPKFPVLFSKAPTAVTGPDSVVKSFPEIVSQLDYEVELGVIIGKKGLGIKKAAAYEHVFGYTIINDVSARDLQFRHGQWLLGKSCDTFAPMGPCIVHKSVLSNPEKLDIKCKINGEVRQSSNTQNMIFDIPTIIETISSATILEPGDIIATGTPSGVGLGFNPPKYLKSGDVMELEIAEIGVLRNTIE; encoded by the coding sequence ATGAGATTTGTTACTTACCAGGAAAAAGATGTAGACCACGTAGGCTTGTTAACGAAAAATGGCAATGAAATAATTCCGGTTACCGAGGCCGAAAAATGCCTTCTAGGAACATCGATAATTCCGGATACTATGCTAGCGATTATTAATGAAGAAGAACGGGTGCTGCCCGTTATCAAGCGACTGCTAGAAAAGTTTGAAACTAATCCTTGTGCAACCTTAAAAATAAATGATGTCAAGTTACTTGCGCCAATTCCCCGCCCGACAAAAAACATTTTCTGCGTAGGCCTGAATTATCGCGATCATATTAAAGAAACAGCTAAAGCTATAGAGTCCAATGCTCCTAAGTTTCCGGTATTATTCTCTAAGGCTCCTACCGCTGTAACAGGGCCGGACAGCGTTGTTAAAAGCTTTCCGGAGATTGTATCACAGCTGGATTATGAAGTCGAGCTTGGTGTAATTATCGGTAAAAAAGGTCTGGGAATTAAAAAAGCGGCAGCCTATGAGCATGTCTTTGGCTATACTATAATCAATGATGTATCGGCGCGCGATTTGCAATTTCGGCATGGTCAATGGTTATTGGGCAAGAGCTGTGATACCTTTGCCCCAATGGGACCATGTATTGTCCATAAATCTGTCTTATCTAATCCGGAGAAACTTGATATCAAATGCAAAATAAACGGAGAAGTCAGACAAAGCAGTAACACTCAGAATATGATTTTTGATATTCCTACTATTATAGAGACTATTTCATCGGCAACTATCCTGGAACCTGGCGATATTATTGCCACAGGCACTCCATCCGGGGTGGGCCTTGGTTTTAATCCGCCTAAGTACCTTAAGTCAGGGGACGTAATGGAGCTAGAAATAGCCGAGATCGGAGTCCTTAGAAATACTATTGAGTGA
- a CDS encoding GlsB/YeaQ/YmgE family stress response membrane protein: MFWSVIVGLAAGWIAARMSRGENSIFWGNITIGLMGSLVGGFLVRMYVTGWPGTLLGIVASIIGAAVALFILKMIAHKNKGRY; this comes from the coding sequence ATGTTTTGGTCAGTCATTGTTGGTTTGGCTGCCGGTTGGATAGCCGCGAGAATGTCGCGCGGTGAAAACTCAATATTTTGGGGAAATATTACCATCGGCTTGATGGGATCATTGGTGGGCGGCTTCTTAGTACGCATGTATGTTACCGGCTGGCCGGGCACGCTTTTGGGGATTGTCGCCAGTATTATCGGCGCAGCTGTAGCATTATTTATTTTGAAAATGATTGCCCATAAAAATAAAGGCCGCTACTAA
- a CDS encoding aminopeptidase, whose product MDSRITTLAQNLISYSTDLQPGEKILIEMFDDALPLAQALIDEAYKAGAIPFITLKNNRLQRSLLRGAAREQMKLMGQWEASLMQDMDAYIGIRASENISELSDVNAEQMQMYQQLWLKPVHTDIRVPKTKWCVMRYPNGSMAQLANMSTEAFEDFYFKVCNLDYAKMAAAMDPLIELMQNTDKVRIIGPGTDLNFSIKNIPAVKCSGLRNIPDGEVYTAPVRTSVNGYISYNTPAVYQGVTYENISLEFADGKIIKATANHTDKINKVFDTDDGARYIGEFALGVNPHIDTPMKDTLFDEKIKGSFHFTPGSAYDEAFNGNKSAIHWDLVCIQNPEYGGGEIWFDDKLIRKDGKFVISELNGLNPENLV is encoded by the coding sequence ATGGATTCCAGGATAACTACCCTTGCCCAAAATCTAATCAGTTATTCAACCGATTTGCAGCCGGGCGAAAAAATCTTAATTGAAATGTTTGATGACGCACTGCCGCTTGCTCAAGCCCTTATTGACGAGGCTTACAAGGCAGGCGCAATTCCATTCATAACACTCAAGAACAACCGTCTGCAGCGTTCACTTTTACGTGGCGCTGCTAGGGAACAAATGAAATTAATGGGCCAATGGGAAGCTAGCCTTATGCAGGATATGGATGCTTATATCGGCATAAGAGCCAGTGAAAATATCAGTGAATTGTCTGATGTAAACGCCGAGCAAATGCAAATGTACCAGCAGCTATGGCTTAAACCTGTCCATACCGATATTCGTGTTCCGAAAACAAAATGGTGCGTAATGCGTTATCCAAATGGCTCGATGGCCCAGTTAGCCAATATGAGCACTGAGGCCTTTGAGGATTTTTATTTTAAGGTTTGCAATCTCGACTATGCTAAAATGGCAGCAGCCATGGACCCCTTGATTGAGCTCATGCAAAATACCGATAAAGTTAGGATAATCGGCCCGGGAACTGATCTTAATTTTTCCATAAAAAACATACCTGCCGTAAAATGCTCCGGCCTTAGGAATATTCCGGACGGCGAGGTCTACACCGCCCCCGTCCGCACCTCAGTAAACGGTTATATTTCTTACAACACCCCTGCTGTCTATCAAGGTGTTACTTACGAAAACATTTCCTTAGAATTTGCTGACGGCAAAATTATCAAGGCTACTGCCAATCATACCGATAAAATCAATAAAGTCTTCGACACTGACGACGGCGCCCGCTATATCGGCGAATTTGCCCTCGGCGTCAACCCACACATCGACACTCCCATGAAAGACACGCTATTCGACGAAAAAATTAAAGGGAGCTTCCACTTCACGCCGGGCAGCGCCTACGATGAGGCCTTCAACGGCAATAAATCGGCGATCCATTGGGATTTGGTCTGTATTCAGAATCCTGAGTACGGCGGCGGCGAAATCTGGTTTGACGACAAATTAATCCGCAAAGACGGTAAGTTTGTAATATCCGAACTTAATGGTCTGAATCCTGAAAACCTTGTGTAA
- a CDS encoding HD-GYP domain-containing protein, with translation MSESDSNLYMIGENVNNNEVPQQLIIEKVNMDAIDGFCREIYYCDPYTAMHAEHVADLMAGLATQMSMSAEEINLAYVVGVVHDVGKIKTPEAILTKPARLTDEEYKIMKRHSIDGAEMLSAIAGTEPIVPVMRHHHERYDGKGYPDGLIGKEIPLLSRMLAICDSFDAMTTHRCYKSPMTLPESLIEIKKCAGSQFDPEICQAFFEFIRERFGFELDTET, from the coding sequence ATGAGCGAATCGGACAGCAATTTATATATGATAGGTGAAAATGTGAATAACAACGAAGTTCCGCAGCAGCTGATAATAGAAAAGGTAAATATGGATGCGATTGATGGATTTTGCCGGGAAATTTATTACTGCGATCCCTATACTGCGATGCATGCCGAACATGTGGCCGATTTGATGGCCGGCCTTGCCACACAGATGTCGATGTCGGCCGAGGAAATAAATCTTGCATATGTAGTCGGAGTTGTTCATGATGTCGGTAAAATCAAAACACCCGAAGCTATACTCACCAAGCCAGCTAGGTTAACTGATGAGGAATATAAAATTATGAAACGTCATTCGATTGACGGGGCAGAGATGCTATCAGCAATTGCCGGTACCGAACCAATTGTGCCGGTAATGCGTCATCACCATGAACGTTATGACGGAAAAGGCTACCCGGATGGGCTTATAGGCAAGGAAATTCCGCTGTTGAGCAGAATGCTGGCAATTTGTGATTCTTTTGACGCAATGACAACCCATCGCTGTTATAAAAGTCCGATGACTTTGCCAGAGAGTTTAATAGAGATAAAGAAATGCGCCGGTTCACAGTTTGACCCTGAGATATGTCAGGCCTTTTTTGAGTTCATTCGTGAAAGATTTGGGTTTGAATTAGATACAGAAACATAG
- a CDS encoding MATE family efflux transporter, producing the protein MDNPNALGEKSIGSLLWEFSLPAVTGMLVSALYNVVDSIFVGNGVGELGLAAVTIAFPVMLVLMAFGMLVGIGATAQISISIGQRKKAQAEKILGNAFSLSLIIAITLTTVVLLFLDPILILLGAEQAVLPYAREFTRIIIGGSIFSFVGFGLNNIIRAEGSPKTAMATMLISAILNIILNPLFIFGLNMGIGGSALATVISQAVAAIWVLAYFIGPRRGYLKLRWSNLKLDMEIIHTIFAIGLSSFFMQVAASIVAVLYNFSLINYGGDIAVAAMGVVNRVSVFMLMPIFGISQGVQPIIGYNYGAGNYDRVIEALKKATIAATMFAFSGFIIVELFNAQIIAIFNQNQQLIEIGSNGMRVFLAMMPIVGLQIVGSTYFQAVGKARQSLLLSLSRQVLFLIPLIVILPRMWGLSGIWLASPIADLTSTVLTAMLLFREIRDNLSPIGSRA; encoded by the coding sequence ATGGATAATCCTAATGCTCTTGGTGAAAAGAGTATCGGAAGCTTGCTTTGGGAATTTTCACTGCCGGCTGTCACGGGAATGCTAGTAAGTGCCTTATATAATGTTGTCGACAGTATTTTTGTCGGCAACGGCGTAGGAGAATTGGGACTTGCCGCCGTTACAATCGCTTTCCCGGTTATGTTGGTTCTAATGGCTTTTGGTATGTTAGTCGGCATTGGAGCCACTGCGCAAATCTCCATATCTATTGGTCAGCGAAAAAAAGCGCAGGCCGAGAAGATTTTGGGAAATGCCTTTTCCCTATCGCTTATTATTGCGATAACGTTGACAACAGTTGTGCTGCTATTTTTGGACCCCATTTTAATTTTATTAGGAGCGGAGCAGGCTGTTTTACCATATGCCAGAGAGTTCACGAGAATAATTATCGGCGGTAGTATCTTCTCATTTGTGGGCTTTGGTTTAAATAATATAATCCGAGCCGAGGGCAGCCCTAAGACAGCAATGGCTACAATGTTAATATCGGCAATCCTGAATATTATATTAAATCCGCTGTTTATTTTCGGCCTTAACATGGGCATCGGCGGCTCGGCACTGGCTACAGTAATTTCACAGGCTGTTGCTGCAATATGGGTACTAGCATATTTTATCGGCCCGCGGCGCGGCTATCTCAAATTGCGCTGGTCAAACCTTAAGCTGGATATGGAGATTATCCACACAATTTTTGCAATTGGCTTGTCATCCTTCTTTATGCAGGTAGCCGCCAGTATTGTTGCCGTTCTGTATAATTTTAGTCTTATTAATTATGGCGGTGATATTGCAGTTGCAGCAATGGGAGTTGTAAATAGGGTTTCAGTGTTTATGCTTATGCCGATTTTTGGGATTAGCCAAGGTGTTCAGCCAATTATTGGCTATAACTATGGCGCGGGCAATTACGACAGGGTAATCGAGGCTTTAAAAAAAGCGACAATTGCAGCCACTATGTTTGCGTTCTCGGGCTTTATAATAGTCGAATTATTTAATGCTCAAATAATAGCTATATTTAATCAGAATCAACAGTTAATTGAGATTGGGTCAAACGGTATGAGGGTATTCTTAGCAATGATGCCGATAGTTGGACTTCAGATAGTTGGCTCAACCTACTTTCAGGCAGTTGGCAAAGCCAGACAATCCTTGTTGCTTAGTTTATCACGCCAGGTGCTTTTCCTAATTCCGTTGATAGTCATCTTACCGAGAATGTGGGGACTAAGCGGAATATGGCTAGCCAGCCCGATTGCTGACTTAACCTCAACAGTACTCACAGCAATGCTGTTATTTCGTGAGATACGGGATAACCTTTCGCCAATCGGGAGTCGGGCCTGA
- a CDS encoding metallophosphoesterase: MGNKFFTFFSIFLVVYGGANYYIGLRFFQTLNSIISISPILYWIIYGLFAVTPAISRWTSSYLKGRVSVTLNVISGYWLGITYYGFFIWLLADVIRLAGYGLGIFPAGISSNPQFWGATVSCLLVTLMVWGSYNARRPVVKHYKICISKPACSLSGLKAVLVADIHLGPIVGRRRLEKMVAMINNINPDIIFFAGDTIDENVAFFAEREMPGILRKLKPKFGAYAVLGNHEYLGGHANLVVNSLEQSGLTVLRDKMVKINNCFYIAGRDDPTVKEMTGRPRQQLGAVIKDADYLLPIILLDHQPYDLNIAETLGIDLLLAGHTHRGQFFPNSLITSRVFEVDWGYLKKGDMQIIVSCGFGTWGPPIRIGNSPELVEIDISFSSK; encoded by the coding sequence ATGGGTAATAAGTTTTTTACCTTTTTCAGCATATTTCTCGTTGTATACGGGGGAGCTAACTACTATATAGGCCTAAGGTTTTTTCAAACCTTAAATAGCATTATATCTATTAGTCCAATCTTATACTGGATAATATATGGCCTGTTTGCCGTTACCCCGGCTATTAGCCGCTGGACCAGCAGCTATTTAAAAGGGCGAGTCAGCGTAACGCTTAATGTAATAAGCGGTTATTGGCTGGGTATTACTTATTATGGATTTTTTATTTGGCTATTGGCCGACGTTATTAGATTGGCGGGATATGGACTGGGCATTTTTCCTGCGGGGATTTCTTCAAATCCGCAGTTTTGGGGAGCGACCGTTTCTTGCCTGCTTGTCACCCTTATGGTCTGGGGGTCGTATAACGCGCGGCGGCCCGTAGTAAAACATTATAAAATCTGCATATCTAAACCGGCTTGTAGCCTTTCCGGGTTAAAGGCTGTGTTAGTAGCTGATATCCATCTTGGGCCAATAGTAGGCCGGCGGCGACTGGAAAAAATGGTTGCAATGATTAATAACATCAATCCTGACATTATCTTTTTTGCTGGTGATACTATTGATGAGAATGTTGCGTTTTTTGCCGAGCGGGAAATGCCGGGAATTTTACGCAAGCTTAAGCCTAAGTTTGGTGCTTATGCCGTTCTCGGCAATCATGAATATCTTGGCGGTCATGCTAATCTGGTCGTCAATAGTTTGGAACAGTCGGGTCTTACTGTATTGCGGGATAAAATGGTCAAGATAAATAATTGCTTTTATATTGCGGGGCGGGACGATCCTACAGTTAAAGAAATGACAGGAAGGCCGCGGCAGCAACTGGGTGCTGTAATTAAAGATGCTGATTATTTATTGCCGATTATCCTGCTCGATCATCAGCCCTATGATTTAAACATTGCCGAAACTCTGGGGATTGATCTGCTGCTTGCCGGGCATACTCACAGGGGACAATTTTTCCCTAACAGTTTAATAACCAGCCGGGTTTTTGAAGTTGACTGGGGCTATTTAAAAAAAGGCGATATGCAAATAATAGTATCGTGCGGTTTTGGAACATGGGGTCCTCCGATTCGAATTGGCAACAGCCCTGAACTTGTGGAGATAGATATTTCTTTCAGTAGCAAATGA
- a CDS encoding DUF4870 domain-containing protein — translation MRAAVSGEQKVLAITAHIAYLLGGLGFIVAPLLIFMLRKNDPFVNHHAKQALVAHVAILILSAVVSFLCMLIVGVLLIPIVGILWIVLVVTSLIATVKSLNGEPYYYPFIQPIINKL, via the coding sequence ATGAGGGCAGCTGTCAGCGGCGAGCAAAAAGTTCTTGCCATTACTGCGCATATTGCCTACTTGCTAGGCGGACTTGGTTTTATTGTCGCCCCATTGCTTATTTTTATGCTACGTAAAAATGATCCTTTTGTAAACCATCATGCTAAACAAGCCCTAGTAGCCCACGTAGCAATCCTCATACTGTCAGCCGTTGTCTCCTTCTTATGTATGCTTATTGTCGGAGTACTTCTAATTCCCATTGTGGGAATTTTATGGATTGTTCTAGTAGTGACCTCACTCATCGCAACAGTCAAATCACTTAATGGTGAACCTTACTATTATCCTTTTATTCAACCGATTATTAATAAATTATAG
- the speE gene encoding polyamine aminopropyltransferase, translated as MDLWLTEFQTKNLGMSARIKETLFAGKSEFQEIGLVDSWEFGRMLVLDGVFQTSIFDEFVYHEMIAHVPLVTHPNPKNVLVIGGGDGGTIREVVKHQTVEIAEMVEIDGMVVDVCKKFLPEISTALINNHPKLRLKIGDGIQHMKEAENKYDVIIVDCSDPIGPGEGLFSHAFYQEVYKALKEDGLFVQQTDSPLYNQPLIKRLHKDVTSLFPIARTYLAHIPLYPGGMHCFTIGSKKYDPVKVDAAKCSAIEGTRYFNEEIFKGCFALPNFVKEFLK; from the coding sequence ATGGATTTGTGGCTAACTGAATTTCAAACGAAAAATTTGGGCATGTCTGCCCGGATTAAGGAGACATTGTTTGCAGGAAAGTCAGAGTTTCAGGAAATAGGATTAGTCGATTCTTGGGAATTTGGCCGAATGCTGGTTCTTGACGGCGTATTTCAAACGTCGATATTTGACGAGTTCGTGTACCATGAAATGATAGCTCATGTTCCGCTGGTTACGCACCCGAATCCCAAAAACGTGCTGGTAATTGGCGGCGGTGATGGCGGTACAATTCGTGAAGTTGTAAAACACCAAACTGTCGAAATCGCTGAAATGGTTGAAATTGATGGAATGGTAGTTGATGTATGCAAAAAGTTTTTACCTGAAATAAGTACTGCCCTTATCAATAATCACCCTAAATTAAGACTAAAAATCGGTGATGGCATTCAGCATATGAAGGAGGCTGAAAATAAGTACGATGTTATCATCGTTGACTGCTCTGATCCTATCGGCCCTGGCGAAGGTTTATTCAGTCATGCTTTTTATCAGGAGGTTTATAAGGCGCTTAAAGAGGACGGTCTCTTTGTGCAGCAGACAGACTCACCGCTGTATAATCAACCATTAATTAAGCGGCTTCATAAAGATGTTACCTCATTATTCCCGATTGCTCGCACGTACTTAGCCCATATTCCGCTTTATCCAGGCGGCATGCACTGTTTCACAATTGGCTCCAAAAAATACGATCCAGTAAAAGTCGATGCTGCAAAATGCTCCGCTATTGAAGGTACTCGCTATTTTAATGAGGAGATTTTCAAAGGCTGTTTTGCCCTTCCCAATTTCGTAAAAGAGTTTCTTAAATAA
- a CDS encoding DedA family protein: MEQIVDLLGQYGLIGLIIISFTESFISPILPDILLIPMALAEPEKAIYYSAVATGASILGGLVGYLAGRRFGLPIIQKFVPQKHVDRIQHWVTNYGVWAILLASLAPIPFKFVSISAGVFRLNMTLFLFAATLGRAKRFLLEGVLIYYYGLYAMELLKEFSDTTLIATGVIAVIIWIAVKRKRNKVKVREN, encoded by the coding sequence TTGGAACAAATCGTTGATTTGCTTGGACAGTATGGTTTGATTGGCCTGATAATTATTTCTTTTACCGAGTCATTTATATCTCCGATACTGCCTGATATATTGCTTATTCCAATGGCGCTAGCTGAGCCTGAAAAGGCGATATATTACTCTGCGGTTGCAACAGGGGCTTCTATTTTAGGAGGTCTTGTTGGCTACTTAGCCGGAAGGCGCTTTGGACTCCCTATAATACAGAAATTTGTACCGCAAAAACATGTCGACAGAATCCAGCATTGGGTGACTAACTACGGGGTCTGGGCCATATTATTAGCATCGTTAGCGCCAATTCCTTTTAAATTTGTCAGCATTAGTGCCGGAGTTTTTAGACTGAACATGACCTTATTTCTATTTGCAGCAACGTTAGGCCGGGCTAAACGATTTTTACTCGAAGGAGTACTTATTTATTATTATGGTCTGTATGCGATGGAGCTACTGAAAGAATTTTCAGATACCACACTAATTGCGACCGGCGTAATCGCAGTTATAATATGGATTGCCGTAAAAAGAAAACGGAATAAAGTTAAAGTACGGGAAAACTAA
- a CDS encoding pyridoxal-phosphate dependent enzyme — translation MQFYCSTCDKSYPIAGLEYRCKCGGLFKLKKNKGEEVPKLVSLGEVTTPLLKRNLNNMDLYLKLDYMMPTGSYKDRGAFTLINKLKELGITEVVEDSSGNAGAAIAGYCAAAGIKCNIYLPESTSAGKIKQATAYKATVVKVPGTRDDTAKAIKKAAETTYYASHVYNPLFFEGTRSMAYELYEQMGIPDYVVIPAGNGTMLLGAYIGFKELGKLPKIIAVQSGNCDPIYRKFKNHPGHQYTEMAAEGIAIQEPMRIDEIIEAVTDSGGDIITVNDDEVKLAQAMLGEIGIYVEVTSGAALAGAFKYFKDSYNSELKIVVPLTGSGLKK, via the coding sequence ATGCAGTTTTATTGCTCAACATGCGACAAAAGCTATCCTATTGCCGGTCTGGAATACCGCTGTAAGTGCGGCGGCCTGTTCAAACTCAAAAAGAACAAAGGCGAAGAAGTACCTAAACTTGTTTCATTAGGCGAAGTTACGACGCCGCTGTTAAAGCGGAACTTAAATAATATGGATTTATATCTTAAACTTGACTATATGATGCCGACCGGATCCTACAAAGATCGCGGCGCTTTTACTCTTATCAATAAGCTTAAGGAACTGGGAATAACCGAAGTTGTTGAGGATTCTTCAGGTAATGCCGGAGCTGCCATTGCTGGTTATTGTGCGGCCGCCGGAATCAAGTGCAATATTTATCTGCCGGAAAGTACATCGGCAGGTAAAATAAAGCAGGCTACAGCCTATAAAGCAACTGTTGTTAAAGTTCCCGGCACGCGTGATGATACAGCCAAAGCCATTAAGAAAGCGGCTGAGACTACATATTATGCCTCACATGTATACAATCCGTTGTTCTTTGAAGGTACCAGGTCAATGGCCTATGAACTATATGAACAGATGGGTATTCCGGATTATGTAGTTATTCCGGCAGGTAATGGCACAATGCTGTTGGGGGCTTATATCGGTTTCAAAGAATTGGGTAAGCTGCCTAAAATAATTGCAGTACAGAGCGGGAACTGCGATCCTATCTATCGTAAGTTTAAGAATCATCCCGGTCATCAGTATACCGAGATGGCGGCTGAAGGCATTGCTATTCAGGAGCCAATGCGCATTGACGAGATTATTGAGGCCGTTACCGATAGCGGTGGTGACATTATTACTGTGAATGACGATGAAGTTAAGCTTGCGCAGGCAATGCTCGGTGAAATTGGTATTTATGTAGAAGTTACCTCAGGTGCCGCATTGGCAGGCGCGTTCAAATATTTCAAAGATAGTTATAACAGTGAACTGAAGATTGTTGTACCGCTCACCGGTTCAGGACTTAAAAAATAA
- a CDS encoding metallophosphoesterase, whose protein sequence is MHSSPKYWFFAILILLDLGIAWLVLFFLKKQFPYYRSKNVVYAYWLITVGSLIIVTLGRFSPSAALTAALMKVAIVWLIGQITALIAMPLIYAIVRFAKDDEQQTDDKESNNITRRNFLRGMVAALPLSTLGLTGYGVFSGGSKIVLQHHSLTLPQLPKSLSGYKIAQLSDTHIGLYFSLEKLDSVLKTILAEKPDMLVITGDLIDEVALAERTFERLSAIAPQIPDGIYFSWGNHEYFRDINRIRRALENSRVVLLENRAIKIADGDTPFYLAGVDYPWAKNAEMQVSERGRMIGQTMADVPHGAFTILLSHHPDFIINAFDTGIPLTLTGHTHGGQVALFGHSLLPAQYRYMRGMYKQAEMYGYVHLGTGNWLPYRLGCPAEIAFFTLYPQQ, encoded by the coding sequence ATGCACAGTAGTCCTAAGTATTGGTTCTTTGCGATCCTTATTCTGCTTGACCTGGGAATAGCATGGCTGGTTTTGTTTTTTCTCAAAAAGCAGTTTCCGTATTATCGCAGCAAAAATGTAGTTTATGCTTATTGGCTTATTACCGTAGGTTCTCTGATTATTGTCACTCTTGGTCGATTTAGTCCGTCGGCCGCGCTGACAGCGGCATTAATGAAGGTAGCCATTGTCTGGCTTATTGGTCAAATAACAGCCCTGATAGCAATGCCACTGATTTATGCAATCGTACGGTTTGCTAAGGATGATGAGCAACAGACCGACGATAAGGAGAGCAATAATATCACGCGGCGTAATTTCCTGCGCGGTATGGTAGCGGCCTTACCACTTAGCACGCTAGGGTTGACAGGTTATGGCGTATTTAGCGGCGGTTCAAAAATAGTTTTGCAGCATCACAGTTTAACTTTGCCGCAGCTGCCAAAATCGCTAAGCGGCTATAAAATTGCTCAGCTTAGTGATACCCACATTGGTCTTTACTTCAGTCTTGAAAAACTCGACAGCGTCCTTAAGACAATTTTAGCTGAAAAACCTGATATGCTTGTAATTACCGGTGATTTAATTGACGAGGTTGCTTTGGCTGAACGGACTTTTGAACGCCTTTCCGCCATAGCTCCGCAAATTCCCGATGGAATATATTTCAGCTGGGGAAATCACGAATATTTTCGCGATATTAACAGGATACGCAGGGCCTTAGAAAATAGCCGCGTGGTGCTGCTGGAAAACAGGGCCATTAAAATAGCAGATGGAGATACTCCTTTCTATTTGGCAGGTGTCGATTATCCCTGGGCTAAAAATGCTGAAATGCAAGTTTCCGAACGGGGTAGGATGATAGGGCAGACAATGGCCGATGTGCCCCATGGTGCTTTTACCATTTTGCTCAGCCATCACCCGGATTTTATTATTAATGCTTTTGATACCGGTATTCCGCTCACTTTGACCGGACATACCCACGGCGGACAAGTAGCATTGTTTGGTCATTCACTTTTGCCGGCCCAATACCGCTATATGCGCGGCATGTATAAACAAGCCGAGATGTACGGTTACGTTCATCTCGGCACTGGCAACTGGCTGCCGTACCGGTTAGGCTGCCCGGCCGAAATAGCCTTTTTCACGCTTTATCCTCAGCAATAA
- a CDS encoding amino acid racemase, giving the protein MAIIGILGGMGPMATADLFTKIIQLTPANCDQEHIRIIIDNHPQIPSRADAILRGTESPLTHLLESAKLLENAGATFIIMPCNTAHYWHGEIQAAVKVPLLHIIQNAATQIKAEHHDLSGRIMLLATDGTVKTKMYQDAFSAQGMELLVPEESDQTIVDQAIIQVKAGQIGQHNQFSQLLDKYAAAGVKAFIGGCTEVPLLFPYLKGDYQTFDSTLLLAKAAVAKALEAR; this is encoded by the coding sequence ATGGCTATTATCGGAATTCTCGGCGGTATGGGCCCAATGGCAACAGCTGATTTATTCACCAAAATCATTCAACTCACCCCCGCAAATTGTGATCAGGAGCATATAAGAATAATAATTGACAATCATCCTCAAATACCTTCACGGGCCGATGCAATTTTACGGGGAACGGAAAGTCCGCTCACCCATCTGCTTGAATCTGCCAAACTTTTAGAAAATGCCGGCGCAACATTTATAATTATGCCCTGTAATACAGCGCATTACTGGCATGGAGAAATTCAAGCAGCCGTTAAAGTTCCGCTATTACATATAATCCAAAACGCTGCGACTCAGATTAAAGCTGAGCATCATGATCTATCCGGAAGAATAATGCTGTTGGCAACTGACGGAACAGTGAAAACAAAAATGTATCAGGATGCTTTTTCGGCCCAGGGTATGGAGCTCCTTGTCCCTGAAGAGTCCGACCAGACTATTGTTGACCAAGCTATCATTCAAGTCAAAGCCGGCCAAATCGGCCAGCATAACCAATTTTCCCAATTGCTTGACAAGTACGCTGCCGCAGGCGTTAAAGCTTTTATTGGCGGCTGCACCGAGGTTCCCCTCCTCTTTCCCTACCTCAAGGGAGATTACCAAACCTTTGATTCGACTCTCTTGCTGGCCAAAGCAGCAGTTGCCAAAGCTTTGGAGGCTAGATAA
- a CDS encoding hemerythrin domain-containing protein: MADVKNLLRQHNEILELIGKINAFTTSQQIEANAFSTSLLLGQLAGKIKIHMTTEDKFVYPALLNHANPKVQSLSRQFADEMGDLAKTFDSYKTKYMNAREISANPASFLQQTKLVAAALATRIEKENTELYPLL; encoded by the coding sequence ATGGCTGATGTGAAAAACTTGCTTCGGCAGCACAACGAAATTTTAGAGCTAATCGGTAAAATAAACGCCTTTACTACTTCCCAGCAAATCGAAGCTAATGCATTTTCAACATCGTTATTACTTGGTCAGTTAGCCGGCAAAATAAAAATTCATATGACGACTGAAGATAAATTTGTATATCCGGCTTTGCTAAACCATGCCAATCCAAAAGTTCAAAGCCTAAGCCGTCAATTTGCCGATGAAATGGGTGACTTAGCCAAAACCTTTGATTCGTATAAGACAAAGTACATGAATGCCAGGGAGATAAGCGCCAATCCGGCTAGCTTTTTGCAGCAAACTAAGCTAGTAGCAGCAGCATTGGCAACGCGGATTGAAAAAGAGAACACCGAGTTATATCCGCTGCTTTAA